The nucleotide sequence CTCGGTAGGCAATTGTCGCCTGACTCAGCGTGACCTGTGCCATCGGTGCCACCCCTTCACGGATACTTACGTGCTGCCAGTACGTAAGTTACGTGCAGTCTGCATGAAAGTCAACGGCGGCGCTAGTTCAGGTCACCAAGCACGGTGATGACCGGGGCGAAGGCCGCCACATGGGGCTGGGGGATGGTGTAGTGAGTGAAGCCGTATCGTTCCCGATTCGCGCGCAGCTGCCGCGCTATCTGCTCAACTGTACCGATGAGAAGCGTTGGGGATTGCAGGATTTCGTTGGCGGTTAGCAGGTTGCCATACTTGGCGGCGAGCATGCCGGCGGCTTTCCTACGGTCATCGGTCAACACGACCTCTTGAATCAACGTGTGTAACTCCGGGTGTCTGGCAGCTCCGGCACACCGACGCACGTAGCCGACCCGTTGCTCGATCTCGGCTACGGTGGCCAGTCGCATCGTCCCCGGGGGCCGTCCTTTGACCTGGTACAGGCACGCGATGCTGACCGTATCGGCGTATTGCGCGGCAAGTCGCAGCACCTGATCACCGGTGCCGCCGACTAGCAGGGGTGGACCGTAGCCGCCGAATCCCCGCCGCTGGGTCGGGCGCAGTACCGCAATGTTGTGGGCTTCGCGTAGTTCAGCTTGTTGGGCGAACCCGTCCTCGGCGAACCGGCTGGCGAGTTCTTCGATGGTCTGGCGCAACCGAGCGGTTCGTGTCGTGAATGACGGGAATGGGATGTCCGCCTGGTCGTACTCCCATTTCATATGCCCGGCACCCAGACCGACCTCGAGCCGGCCCCCGGTCAGGACGTCGGTGGTCGCGATATCGCGAGCCAGCAACGCCGGGTTCCACCATGGCGCGTTGAGCACCAAGGTGCCGACCCGCATCCGATCGGTGGCGGCTGCTGCGGCGACCAGGGTCATGAAGGGTGCTGCGATTCCGAGGTGGTCGGCAGCGAAGACGGCGTCATACCCCCATTGTTCGGCGCGTCGGCACGTTTCGATGAAAGTGTGTACCGG is from Mycobacterium marinum and encodes:
- a CDS encoding TIGR03621 family F420-dependent LLM class oxidoreductase, whose protein sequence is MPEFRFSFNVFRIDPVHTFIETCRRAEQWGYDAVFAADHLGIAAPFMTLVAAAAATDRMRVGTLVLNAPWWNPALLARDIATTDVLTGGRLEVGLGAGHMKWEYDQADIPFPSFTTRTARLRQTIEELASRFAEDGFAQQAELREAHNIAVLRPTQRRGFGGYGPPLLVGGTGDQVLRLAAQYADTVSIACLYQVKGRPPGTMRLATVAEIEQRVGYVRRCAGAARHPELHTLIQEVVLTDDRRKAAGMLAAKYGNLLTANEILQSPTLLIGTVEQIARQLRANRERYGFTHYTIPQPHVAAFAPVITVLGDLN